The following is a genomic window from Polypterus senegalus isolate Bchr_013 chromosome 9, ASM1683550v1, whole genome shotgun sequence.
AAGAGCATCAACAACAAGAAGTAATGAAAGAAACAAAGAGTGAGCAAGATGAGAATCCATAAGCTACttgtaaaatgttaaatattatgcTGAGACTTTATGGAAGATGATACAAGtggaggtttttaaaaaaaacataagagcTGGATGAAATGGCAGCCAACTTTAAGAATGtagtttactgttttaaaacCCAGGTAAGAGAAATTAAATGATATCACACAAccattgtggggaaaaaaatttaaaatgcagaTTTTTCCTTTAATACTTCATATTATGACTTAAGAATGCCAATTTATGGAAGATAGTGCTAAATAGATCTCATATCAATCAATTACATTCAGTGACTTTGGCAATTTGAGAGATTGCAAGTttcattatatataatatagaagtTTTAATCTTTTTAAGAAAAGACAGATACACCAGTAAGCATagctacatttatttaaaaaaatagtcatATGCATCTCTTTCTGAATATCTTATTCACTATATAGAAAATCAGGCAGTCCTGTCAATAATTGAGAAtgtcaaagcagaaaaaaaaaatattatggtgAAATACTTGAAAGgtaaatgaaattacaaaatttACAGAAAGGTTTATTCAGCTGTTGATACCCAACAGCTAGACCAAATGCTGCTTCATTTCTTGGCTCTTTAAGTCCGCAAGCTGGTGAAATAACAAAAGGCAAACCTTAATATCTTATGTATTACTTGACATCTTAAATTTACAAACAGTCCTTAATCCATTTTTTGTGTACACATTGAGTAGGCATCATTCCAAGAAAACAGCCTCCACATGCCCATGGGGAATAGCCATCCAACTTGATTAGCCTTGCATCTGTCTTCCCAAATGTTGGAGAAGAAAATTAGATGACACTCCAACATGTAACAATGTGTGCTTGCCTTTTATCAGGTTTCATCTACGGCATATGCAACACCGTACACTATTTATATATGCACAAATGGGACCAAGccagaaaaaaaactaacaatgTCACCATGCCTGTCACAAGCATAAAAGTACCAAAATGCCATTGACCCCAAATAAGTTACTCTTATCAATATGATAAGATTGGCTTGAACAAGGCACACATGGCAGCAAGCATGGTTTTAAATGGCAGGAGTTGGCACCAAAGTAGTAAAACGGAATTCACGAAACCAGAAAAACACCAAAAACACTGGCTCATGTTCATATTTACAGACGACTTGAAGAGCTAGAAAGTTCACGGTTGTGTAATTTTTATGACAAGCTGGAAAGacatgtttttttgtatttaccctggtaattaatattaaaatgaaaatctaacacatccccttaaaaaaaaacaaaaaaaaaaaacccagtagatATGTTGTGATGGGGTTCTAAAAGTAAACTACTTTAGAGGTACAAATccttgatttttatatttaaaccGAAACATTCCCtaatctttgtctttttatttatttatttaattatagtttttttctGGTGAAAGTAGGTTATACACCACAGggaggtttttaatttttaaagttttgaagaactaTCAAGAGCTGTAATCTAATACTTGACGATAGATTAGGATTCCTATTAGCAGCAAAAGAATATACAAAGTTAACAAACCACCGACCAAACAACACTATTATCTGTTAAGCTATTTTTATATTTGCACAATTTAGGTCCAAGTCAGAGGAAGTCTGAACCCCCCGTCACAGCAGCAACAAGTCACTCGTCAGAAGTCCATTACGACCAACATGAAGTCAAACTTGACCTGAGCGCTAAATGCAGTATAGTTAATGTGGGAAAGGCAGTCTTCAACAAGTTATTATAAAATGGATTATTCGAGTACTAAAACTGTTTTCTTGGACCAAAAatgtgcaagtttttttttccccataaaaaACAGACTCAGTTTTCTGTAAAATATTAATGaagctaatttattattttaaaaaaatcaaaacatttaatcTGGTAAATAaggcaaaacacatttttcacaGCAGTCATTCCTTGGGTTGCTAAAAGCCAGTGGTTCTGTTCTTACTGGCTACAAgtcagaaagtgttttttttttttcccccattctcTAAACTTTGCAAAAGTGACTCACTAGTAACAATTTGTATTTTGAAAACTTGGCAGTTTGAGTTTgatctatttaaaaataaataaaaattttcttaaaaaaaaagttacatttaaactTAAAATTGTATGAAAAAAGACCagcagagaagaggaaaaaaggtaaaaacccCTGTAATTGGCTTCTTgtgaaatatattaaattaaaaaaaaaaaaaacttgacatctgttattttcttctacttttttgtattttgcaataaaaaaaattgaaaagatttATCAAAGTtggtggaaaagtttgtttcgcataaaaacttcaaaaacagcaaaaggcaATTGTTTTTAACCAATGTAGGTAATCCAGCATGTTTGTTGGAAACTGTACATGTAGTTGGTGATTTTGCATCCTGCCAGTCGTCTGTTCCTTGTACACTCCTGAGGATGGGTATAAATAATGCCCAACGTACTCTAGAAGAAAATTAAAGATTACACTTTAaacaagtcaagcaaaacgaaCACGGCGAACACAAAAGAATATCCAGTAATCACTTTAGTCAGCCGGCACACCAAAATATGTCTGACCCTGTCTATTAGGGTTGTGGCGATACCAGAGTTTCAAACTTGGACACAATACTTACTGAAGTTAGACACCCAATACAGAACATGATGTAACTCAATAAAAATGCATCTACATCGCAATTCTCTATGCATTAAAATCTtaacattaatgaaaacacaTATAAATTTTACTCTTTAAATGCAAATACTTCCAGGTTGTACAACCTTTAGGAACAGTAAAGTTCTgtaaacagtaaaatgtacagcgataaataatgttactgaggaagtacaatgaaatgttacaaatgtcattaaatggtaaattgaataaatattgcaatatttttgtaaattgtatacataaaaatattaaaacaaaagttaaataaaacattcaattaaaaagaacattaatGTGGTCTTTTGTACAGTTGTTCAGAAAGTAGCACACAAACAGACTACTAACACAAACGCTTTGCATAAATGTGAACAGTGCACAATGCATTtttacaaagtatagagaaaatattgtaattgtccaaaacgTCTAtgtcgatattttgatgaatctcgatgttttaaaCCTTccaagtccgaaaataccatttttggaattatgtctgtgtgtgtaacttgtgtacgctttcacttaggtgaaccaaattttgcatacaagtattaggtacaaaacgtagatgtctatcaacttttgggccatttCCGCTAACCacaagtggtactttacctgaacacatactcgattttctttttctcattcatgcagctgcagagtcggattgattcaactttacttttataataattgttcaataaatgattagttttatttgttgtggatggttctttaatgtacataatataaaaatctaatcattgtcttgcagtttactcctcaaatatccatccccatatccgagtaCTGTATATGAGAAAGAATAGGGAACACCATGTccgatttttttgtaaataaatgacaATGTCTTTGTGACTTCCAAACTTTTTGCAGGAAAGACTAGCATTTCAATGTGCTTTTCAATGAGACATGCTTCTGTTGGGCTATAAATGAGCTCTGATGTACTAAATACACATTATCACGCATAGCTGGAGGTTTATGAGCACATGAAGAGGTTGTGCCACTATTTATGCAGTTGAGGACTGCAAAGTTACAACGCCTCACACTACACAGCTGaagtgataaaatattttaaatttgtatgtaATGAAATAAGAGTTATGCACTGCCACAGCAGACTTTGTGGCAAGGGTTTATAAAGTGAGTGAGTGACGGAGCTTTATTGCTAAGAAGTATTGCCTCAGaatgaacagcaaaaaaaacagttACATGCAGGTAAAAATAATTGAAGACCGCTGTCTTAATGCATGAAATGTTTAATTAACTACAAAAACTGTTTTAACCTGTACAAATAAACACTGCATACCTTTTCAAAAGTTTACAGGTTTATACTTATAAatgtttctattatataaaaaagtgaaacctctaaaaaaaaatctttgtattGACTTGCTTGCAATTCTTGCATTGAGGCTTGCATGtatcttgtgttttttgtttccatCCCCATTTGCTACAAAGCTAATGTTTTTTCAGCCCCGACAGCAGCTGCCCTGTCAGTTAAGCACGCTTTTGTAAGCTCCAACAGGACTAAATCTTAAGGTGTTAGTGATTGGAAACAGGGCTGCAGCTCGAGTCATGGCGAACTAGAAGAGCACTTGTAATTTAAGCtgtaaatttgataaaaaaaagactttaattagattacttttcattttcacagtaattacaaatataaagacaCAAAGTAAATCACTATGTGACTATTCACCTTCTTTAATAAGTCACACCAAAATCGCTAATGGTGCAATCACATAGTTCAGTAGAGATCACCCCTGGGCTTTCAAATAAACGTAGCATAAATGCACTTGTTGTCTGTAAGTCCAATTTAAGGTGGATGGGTAAGTATCAAGGCCTAACCTATACAATCGGtgcgtttacatgcacacacaacaccaggttaaggtgaataacccaGTTAAGTCAAAAGTCTGGTGTCTTAAACATGGGTGAGTAATTCTCTGGAGTTCTCCTTTATCAAAATGCTCCAATTCGAAGCATGACACCTTTgataatttttttgcattttataaatatttcaaacTGATGCTTTAACAGGTTTCCACTACTGGATTGCACACAACTCACTCTTTTGCGCTTAGCTGTGCGATTAACCTTTCAAAAGACCTGGCACGTGTGCTTCTCGCTTTACTCCCAGTGCTGCAGGAATAATAATGATGCAGGTAGCATTTTGACTTTAATACAATACTGCGTTAGATTACTCATACTTAGGGTCACgtaatgttaaaagtgtaatGTACATTTTACTGTGCTGCTCTCAAGATGTATTCCTCAGTTTGTCATTGTACAATCAgcacatcaacataaatttaggtatttctgaaatattgaagaAATAACATTTGTCTTTGGAAATTAATTTTGTGGACACTTCTACCCATGGCTGCTGAAAACTGTATGAAGCAAATACGTGCAGGCTGACAGAATGCAATGGACATATGTAGACTACAAAATTCCCTAACAGTAACCCTGCTAAGGGTTTATGTGGCAGCATAATCTTGTTAATCGTGGAGAAATCTACctcagttaagcaggtttctcaGGGGCCAACAATCCAATTTCTCTaacccaggggtctccaacatgtcgcttgcaagctaccagtagctcgcaaccccttttcCAAGTAGCTCCCCAAAggattaatgaatcctacataaatttgaaaacttgattagtcacaTTAGGGTGgacaatctttccaaaaaaatcatatcacgatccttttaacacaaaaatcatgatccacaatctgaattgcaatctatcttttcaatgtagtatacacttaagagaatatccggactcaaactcatcaagacctaagtaacactattttaaataacaaacaaagttgaattcaattattctctcattcactagctaagcagagttaaggaactGCAAGTGAGTGAGGAGAACAAGCCTGACAGATTGATTAACATTTAAATGACTgtataagagtgaacctaagtggctacactccaccatacacctctctcgttgactccatgcagtgccagtcctctcactaactaaaaaacacatcacacgtgCTAACTGGACacgtgaatactcttgtgaagtgaaacagttacatgtaacaaaatgagaaatgaataagtcatatctgtgcattcgtaattgcattgttttgttttgaaagcattcatgttttaattcaatagtgtgagatacactagaaaaagCATACAGACATAGAAAATGCATTTGCAGGTGAACtagatattttttgtgatgttttaatgcaaaatgtgagttgtggacaccaacatttacaaaatgttcaggcaaaacaagtttgtttgggttgaaataagctatgagaataaacgttacaaaacatgagtagctctcagccatttttattttgtaaaagtagctctcggggggaaaaaaagattgaaaaacCCTTGCTCTAaccagaataagggtttacatgcaATTTTTATGGTTTCtgtgaatactgtatatacttgcgtgTAAGTCGGGTTTtgatacccaaaaaaaaaaaaaaatcatacagtcccgatcaaaagtttaagaccacttgaaaaatggcaaaaaatcatattttgcatggttggatcttaacaaggttccaagtagagcttcaacaagcaacaagaagaaatgggagtgagacaaaacatttgttGAGCATTCAATTAACTGAAAATAacgattaaattgaaacaggctgttttacagctgatcaagattttaggaccacatgcctttaaaaggccaaatctgtgcaaagatgtggattcattgtcattttctgtcaggtagtcaTACATTCTGATGGCAATGGCAAAaaaactctccctttttgaacatggttgttgaactgcataagcagggtctctTACAGCGCATCATAGCTGCTGAGGTAGGACGCAGTATgacagtcatttggaatttcttaaatgatcctgagggttatggaacaaaaaagtcaagtggaagacccaaaaaaatttcaccagcactgaGCCGGAGGATCCAATTGGATGTCCGTCAAGACACTTGATGATCCTCGACCCAAATTAAGGCCGTTACTGGTGctgactgcagccccataaccatcagacggcatctgagactgaagggcttcaaaaacaaaaaacgtattCAAAGACCTTGTCACGTTGAACGCCACAGAACTGCTCGTTTGGAATTTGGAAGAGAGCACAAAACATGGGACATTCAaaaggtggaagaaagttttattctctgatgagaaaatatttaaccttgatggtcctgatggtttccaacgttactggcatgacaagcagatcccacctgagatgttttctacgcgccacagtggagggggcgccataatggtctggggtgctttttctttcagtggaacaatggagcttcaggaagtgcaggggcatcaaacggccgctggctatgtccagatgtCGCAGAGAGCATTCCTCATGACCGAGGGCCCTCGTCTGTGTGGCAACAActgggtttttcaacaggacaacgctacagtacacaatgcccgcaggacaagggacttcttccagaagaataacatcactcttttggcccatcctgcttgttcccctgatctaaatccaatcgagaacATTTGGGAATTGATggcaagggaagtttacaaaaatggacaacagttccagacTGTAGATGCCCTTCATGCGGCCgtcttcaccacttggagaaatgttcccactcacctcatggaaacgcttacatcaagcatgccgcaacgaatttttgaagtgatcaacaataacggtggagctactcagtactgagttcatgtttggaagtttgatttctgttttgggggggtttacgagttttttttagaggtgtggtcctaaacttttgatcagctgtaaaacagcctgtatcagtttaattgttgttttcattaaattgcatgctttaaaaatgttttgtctcactcccatttcttcttgttgcatgttgaagctctacttggaaccttgttaagatccaaccatgcaaaatatgattttttgccattttcaagtggttttaaacttttgatcgggactgtaaaatcagacccagacttatacgcctgttcaaaaatacatttatttatttatttttttttaacatcttcttgcttctatcaatctcgcatcagtttctcagacacatcaaattttgttgcaacagcagagttaccaatttcttttgaatCTTCAACgacttaatttaaaaccaacttcatattttcttctgattgaatgcttcAACGTAAATAAGGGATCCTCTTACAATAAAGTTGtaggagggtgtgagatacaaaaaacagtgcaaacgtcacttcggaatagtttggatattacaGTGTGGTCAtttaggcacaatacatagaataaaacggcagtgtgctctgtggttacagTCTCACgtgagcgttagcatatcataatctcttggaccaatagcatgagttttctgcattcgacttatacgactgacattataaaataccggaaattatgcagtaaaatcaagccccgacttatccacaggagaacttaccgtatatactcacgtttattTGTCAGCCATTGTGAAATATTTAACcaccacacagaaaacaaaatccaacaTTACCTCTAAAGCTGAACACAAACAAATATACTGTGTTAAATTTGCTCTGTAAATGTAATTCCTGTGTTTTCCGATATTCTTTTGCCTTTTAATGTTATCTAAAACAACTGTGTTGCTAAAGaggatattttttcaaaaattatcaGGATTCTTTAACTATGTTGGTAAAAAAAAGGCCCGTGGACACCTCATATGTATTCATCGTATTACcagaaaaaataattatgaacAGAGAGGCACACTAACAGAGGAATACTTACCATTATTGGGACTTgttctctttaattttctttggCACCAAGACACGGCGCAGGAATGGCGTAGcaaaaagtaaaacaagaaaGAAGATGTGTCCGCAGTAATATACAGAAGAATATACCTAGAAATCAAAGTAGGAATATCATCAAAACTCATGTTTTAGACAACTACAACATCATTAAACCCATTTTTAAACATGTAGTATCACTCACTTTTGACCATTTCTCCCACGTAAAGAGACAAAAGGCCACCAATGGGTAACCCATGAACAGCCAATGAATCAACTGCTGTACAACATACAGTATGGGTCTAAGAAACAAATTCTGTGTGAGTGTGGCCAGGGTTGGACTGTCTTTAATCAGTGCTTCTACCTACATTGCAAAGgttaggacaaaaaaaaacaaaaaaaaaacattaagcaaaTCCTGTATAACAAATAGAAAACTAAActtctgaaaagaaaacaaaagtaattcaGAAAAGCATAAGAGACAAACCTGTCTTTCAACTGTAACTATGAGAAATTCCATGGAAAAACAAAGAACGTATCCTGAATGTAAACCATGCCAAATAGCAAGGAAGAAGAGTGCAGCAGCTTGGGAAAACATTTTGTTACCCAAGAACTTGAGGCGCTTGAATACCTGTCTGAAAtgataaatatataatgtaagaaTGAAGTCCACTCCACAAAGAAAGAAACACTTGTCAGCTAGTGGAAGAGCAGATAAAAATACCTAAAATACATTATCTTACTGAAAAAGAGACAAAGTTAATAGGAAACAAAAGTGAAGACTTCTAGTTGAACATTTAATGCTTGATTATATgcttttacttaaataaaataaataaatgaacaaacaaacacagGTTCAGTCAGTAACTCCTGGCACCACCAGCAAGACTTTCACGTAATTACAAGTATCTATATATTTACCTGCTGTTTTTTCCCTTCAGGAATTGAATACTGGCTTAATATAAGCGTgtggtaacaaaaaaaaaaaacctgaattatGGAGAAAAACTATGCAGAAGTGGAGAGGAACATGCATACTATAGACAGATGGCGACCAAGCTGAGATTATTCAAATTTGGTTGCTTTTTGCTCACAATTCGAGACTGACATTCAAACtgaatgaaaatttttaaatgttctgcTCATTGATACGCTAGGCTTCAAAATGAAGTTTACACAGGACATCAAATGGTGTTAAACTATAGGGAAGGAACACGCTTCTTAAAATAGCAAATGCATAATTAAGGCTCAACATTACTTTGGTTGTagatttatctatccattcatcaaGTCAATTTTCTAAACAGTTTCGAATGaatgatgaaaaacacaaaaatgaatgatCATGTTTACAGGGTTACCATCTCAAatattcatttataaaataatgtagaaataggcaattaaaaaaataaagaaataatgtattaattaaatttaCCCTTATTAATTCTGTATAGGACATAACTAACTTTAATGTAAGCCACTACAATTTCTGTTATTGGTAAactcaacaatttaaaaaaaagtgcaccACCCAGTGATCATTTTTGAGATATATTTTGAGCTTAACTGTGAAGAGCTATTTCGGTCATAAACTTTTTAGTATAAGCATTCTAAAATCACTTATATGCTAATAAAAAGAGGTGTATCTAAAATAGCCTATCAATAATAATTTGGATAAAGAAATCTGGTTTACTTTAATGATGAATGGGGGTAAATGTGGAGGAAGAGACAACTGGAGCTCAGAGACTACTGaagaaaactgtgttttaaacCTTGATTTTGACAGCGTTTTTTAGATTAACTGATTTTATGTCCTAAATGTGCACTagattttatgggttatttatttatggaagattTTGCACTGCAATTTTAttgaaaactagggggctttgccccctgctcgcttcgctcaccaacccctttgCCCCTGCCAGCACTAGGCACCATTGTTAAGTGGggtgctgaacgcaccccaaggagacacggccaCTCCTCTGAAGccactcttaaacagtgatacaattggaaagcaatagtttttttttttttttaaatctcctctttgctcgatcagctgctggactgctgcgtgatctgcacttCACTCGACTAACCCCCCACTATGCGCCATTCTGAAAGGGTGAGCTGAATCcgccccaaggagacgtggtcactGCTCcgaacagtgatacaatggggacACAAATAACAGTTGCTTTTTAATATCaactttgcttgatcagctgctgccgagccatgtgatctgcatttcaaGCAGCGCTTTAAAcccttaaaagcctgtacagatgtccttttgtctcattgccttgtctctATCTcatccagacatcctcaaacactattcgatctcttttcgctgttccgttatttcaccaagtaatattttctgtttgtgctaatgcaatctttactctccttttttttttgagactcaaattttcctacttccattatctctaacctgctctgcatgtgtatcacaggacttgcttccaaaggatgTAAGCGTGACGTGACCGTCTCACgtgacatgaaagtgtctctcttcaagaGATCACATCTCAaacacaagggttttttttttataatagagagactgcTTTGTTTTGGAATAAACATACTAGGCACTTTGTACGGAATCTTGTTGCTTGCGTTCTCATTGCACTATTCAATCCTCAGTATATATTACTATCAATATCCCAGGAGGCAGAAAATGCCAAGGCTACAAGCTCCTGGGGAATCACATATGTATGGTAAAGTATGATATACATGTTCTTAGGTTTAGAGACAAATATGCCTACATATATTAAAATCAAGTTAAGGAAAGTTCCACTCACCTTGCTACCCAAGCATTAGTGTTGATGTTAAATGAGGCAATGGTCCCAGTGAACAATGGTGTGGTCTCATATTGCCACACTTTCATGTTGGCACAGGCATCCCACAAAACCACACCAGCAGAGTCATGGCCATTATATCCAAGGCCTGATAGGATGCAGACTCCTTCCTGTCAAGAAGAATACAAACCACTGACTACAATCCTAAAAAGTCACTCTGAAATCAGGGCACTATGATGCTATGGACAACAGATgctagaaaagaaaatatattatttaaaaaaacaaaaaacaaatagacTCACCGCAATTAACCAGCAGCTAACATATTTATATAATGTCACTTTGCCCCAGATTAGAATGTAAAGACAACGGTACCAAAAAGGTTGGTTCTGCAGCAAagaaaaatagcaataataataataataataatagttagtAAAAAAACACCTGCAATgttaaagtatgtttattacaaaaatgtttcaaggaaacttcaaataatacaatttaaatatatataagtgCTGAAAAACTTTTGTCATACTTACTGCATAATCATCAGAAAGCATGTAGCTATCAGTAAGGTACGGACTTCCAATAGTGTAGATAGCTAAGCAGACCAGGCCAAGAGAAAACCTCCGTATTGCTGGAACTATGCTGCAGGCAGAAATAGGAAACATTTCCATTGGAGTATATTTGCTACTAGCACAACAACCAGATGTCAACCGAAGTTCAAGAATGTCGTACAAGGTTAACTCCTCAGTTGGTCCATTATCAAACACTGTTCTGTCGTTGCCAAAAATATCATTCCCAAGGTATTCCCCAGTACATATCTTAGTGTCATATTCATGTAATTTCCTCCCTTCATACCAAAAAAACTTACCTGTTGGGGGGTTGTCCCGGGCAATCAGTAAGCTCTCCAGCTACCAGCCGCTGATAGCTGCGCAAGGTAAACTGAGGTCCCACCAAAAATCCCCCATAGAAATAGGCAAACCCACACACCTCTGAAAATGAGGGGACGTGTCGCAGTGCAGACACCTTCTGCTCTGCGTTAAGTTTCCCctgacaaaacacaaaagaaaagctgATAAGTGGTACAAGAGGTGGCTTCtctttcatttatctttattacATGAATTTTTCACTGTATATTTTCTTACTTTCAATTAAACTCCAAAAGAATATGGGCTTTTTTGCAAGCCAAATTCTGATAATCTGTTTATGTTACAAGCTTCTGTAATTCTTATCATTAATAAGcctgtttcaaaaaaaaaaaattaaaaacaaaccattACAATACAGTACTTTAATATATAGTGCATGAATTGCTCCTTAAACTTCCTCATCATAATTTTCACATTGTTTCATGCAATTTATGATGAAAAATGGAACAGAACCAAAATAATGTTTTGTATGCTAtgatttcagaaaaaaatcaattttataaatattgattGCTCGATATTCTTCTGCATAAAAACCAAATTCAATATATAAAACAGTTTCTTTCAGTGATCTATAGCCAAAAAAGCCTTTGTCACAGAAAACAAATCAGATTTGCTCTGGTGCCTTCTTAATAAACCATTTGAACTGATGTGTGCAACTCTAAAGCACAGGCAAAAATACACCAACTCAGGAACTTCAAAAGAATTTCAGAACAGACGTTTTTTCCAAGGTATCAAGAGTTTGAGAAACTTTATGGCAATACCAGCTCCCTATGAACTGGTACCAATAAG
Proteins encoded in this region:
- the lpcat3 gene encoding lysophospholipid acyltransferase 5; the protein is MATPMLQSAAELLETSEPALRLIISILIGYPLALVSRYCLFKKDAFLIHLFHTLTGLWIAYFNFGFQLFHSFICILVQFLFLRLMGRTVTAVGSSFLFQMGYLLTGYYYTATDYYDIKWTMPHCVLALKLIGLSLDYYDGGKDEGKLNAEQKVSALRHVPSFSEVCGFAYFYGGFLVGPQFTLRSYQRLVAGELTDCPGQPPNSIVPAIRRFSLGLVCLAIYTIGSPYLTDSYMLSDDYANQPFWYRCLYILIWGKVTLYKYVSCWLIAEGVCILSGLGYNGHDSAGVVLWDACANMKVWQYETTPLFTGTIASFNINTNAWVARQVFKRLKFLGNKMFSQAAALFFLAIWHGLHSGYVLCFSMEFLIVTVERQVEALIKDSPTLATLTQNLFLRPILYVVQQLIHWLFMGYPLVAFCLFTWEKWSKVYSSVYYCGHIFFLVLLFATPFLRRVLVPKKIKENKSQ